The proteins below come from a single Vicinamibacteria bacterium genomic window:
- a CDS encoding enoyl-CoA hydratase-related protein produces the protein HPDWGVSYFLTRIAGSAVARDLVFSGRLVPAEEALSLGLVNWVVSPDELQARALQKAREFRDAAPVSIRWAKQTLARAEDATLEEVLELEQHAQLACFRSEDAREGLNALLEKMTPNFKGR, from the coding sequence CATCCGGACTGGGGGGTGAGCTACTTCCTCACACGAATCGCGGGTTCGGCGGTGGCTCGAGATCTCGTCTTCTCCGGGCGGCTCGTCCCGGCGGAAGAGGCCCTTTCCCTCGGCCTCGTCAACTGGGTCGTGTCCCCCGACGAGCTCCAGGCGCGAGCGCTTCAGAAGGCAAGGGAGTTTCGGGACGCGGCTCCGGTATCGATTCGCTGGGCCAAACAAACCCTCGCGCGTGCGGAGGACGCGACGCTCGAGGAAGTGCTCGAGCTCGAACAACACGCCCAGCTGGCCTGCTTTCGCTCCGAGGACGCCCGCGAGGGCCTGAACGCGCTTCTCGAGAAGATGACTCCCAATTTCAAGGGAAGGTGA
- a CDS encoding antitoxin VapB family protein, which produces MAVKTITIDLEAYEVLSRYKTPGKSFSEVIKDELGRRRTGRDLRRIVERLRMSEDALDAIEAQIKARRRHPAKAPKL; this is translated from the coding sequence ATGGCTGTCAAGACGATCACCATCGATCTCGAGGCATACGAGGTCCTCTCCCGGTACAAGACCCCGGGGAAATCCTTCTCGGAAGTGATCAAGGATGAGCTCGGGCGTCGGCGAACGGGTCGGGATCTTCGCCGCATCGTGGAGCGGCTTCGCATGAGTGAGGATGCACTCGATGCCATCGAAGCCCAGATCAAGGCCCGTCGGCGGCATCCCGCCAAAGCACCGAAGCTTTGA
- a CDS encoding type II toxin-antitoxin system VapC family toxin: protein MIHLDTTFLVDLLRESAREKEGRGSAFLRSVESEALVASVHAVCELHAGAELSRDPVKERERVERLCQGFTIFYPNGRFPFVYGQLLARLERAGQRIGAMDLLIATAAVIDGAALVTANVREFRRVPELSVLEY, encoded by the coding sequence TTGATCCATCTCGATACCACGTTTCTCGTGGACCTGCTCCGCGAATCCGCTCGCGAGAAGGAGGGTCGGGGCAGCGCGTTTCTCCGGAGCGTCGAGAGCGAGGCGCTCGTTGCCAGCGTGCACGCGGTTTGTGAGCTTCACGCAGGCGCGGAATTGTCGAGGGACCCGGTCAAGGAGCGGGAAAGAGTCGAGAGGCTCTGTCAGGGTTTCACGATCTTTTATCCCAACGGTCGATTCCCATTCGTCTACGGGCAGTTGCTCGCTCGGCTGGAACGAGCGGGACAGAGAATTGGCGCCATGGATCTCTTGATCGCGACGGCAGCCGTAATCGACGGGGCGGCTCTGGTAACCGCAAACGTTCGCGAGTTCCGCCGCGTTCCCGAGCTTTCCGTTCTCGAGTACTGA
- a CDS encoding MlaD family protein — MRWSIVLLGLSLACSGEKATFRDGVPLNVLFDERHGLAGGEPVRFHDFDVGEVISVDIREARVRAVLSIEREVLEQLTEATTFLVDEDSAGLFLQTYVLDPDAPRLEEGATVEGTDSSLELAMKRARTSVGTLLDWQDEDQAELERRLKELQETLSQLGEDASEEAKKLAEELERGIDRLSKELEKAGRSEEAEKIRKKLEELRKRFE, encoded by the coding sequence ATGCGGTGGTCGATCGTTTTACTCGGGTTGTCGCTGGCCTGCTCCGGAGAGAAAGCGACCTTTCGGGACGGCGTTCCGCTCAACGTCCTCTTCGACGAGCGACACGGCCTCGCGGGCGGCGAGCCGGTGCGCTTTCACGATTTCGACGTGGGCGAAGTCATTTCGGTGGACATACGCGAAGCACGGGTGCGGGCCGTGCTCTCGATCGAGCGCGAAGTCTTGGAGCAGCTCACCGAGGCCACCACGTTCCTGGTCGATGAGGACAGCGCCGGGCTATTTCTGCAAACGTACGTTCTCGACCCCGACGCGCCGCGCCTCGAGGAAGGCGCGACCGTCGAGGGCACCGATTCTTCGCTGGAGCTCGCGATGAAGCGGGCGCGAACGAGTGTGGGCACGCTCCTCGACTGGCAGGACGAAGATCAGGCCGAGCTCGAACGACGTCTGAAAGAGCTGCAGGAGACGCTGAGCCAGCTCGGCGAGGACGCCTCGGAGGAGGCCAAGAAGCTGGCGGAAGAGCTCGAGCGGGGCATCGACCGGCTTTCGAAAGAGCTCGAAAAAGCGGGACGCTCCGAAGAGGCCGAGAAGATCCGAAAGAAGCTCGAGGAGCTACGCAAACGCTTCGAGTAG